Proteins encoded together in one Terriglobus saanensis SP1PR4 window:
- the hpnH gene encoding adenosyl-hopene transferase HpnH — MAVPVSQAWTVASYVLKQKFMGRKKYPLVMMLEPLFRCNLACAGCGKIQYPAHILKAELTPEECFRAAEECNTPMVAIPGGEPLLHPQMPEIVAGLVARKKYVYMCTNALLLKDKLHLFTPSKYLSFSVHVDGEREHHDFGVCREGGYDIAMEGVHAAVKAGFRVTTNTTLFDGADPNSVRRHFDQMMDAGVESMMVSPGYTYDKAPDQKHFLGRARSRKLFRSILSNRKKTWRFNASPMFMEFLMGKKELTCTPWGMPTFSIFGWQKPCYLLQDGYADSFKQLMEEVEWANYGTESGNPRCANCMVHSGYEASGVNYTFGSFKGLMQTAKAIFFDSYKDDHATKLLNEWKPTHNPLVQIGTPVVSAESATVNHESNLVAGD; from the coding sequence ATGGCAGTACCCGTCTCGCAAGCCTGGACCGTAGCAAGTTACGTCCTGAAGCAGAAGTTCATGGGCCGCAAGAAGTATCCGCTCGTCATGATGCTGGAGCCACTCTTCCGCTGCAACCTGGCCTGTGCTGGCTGCGGCAAGATTCAGTATCCCGCTCATATTCTCAAGGCGGAACTGACGCCCGAGGAGTGCTTCCGTGCTGCTGAAGAGTGCAATACGCCCATGGTCGCCATCCCTGGCGGAGAACCCCTTCTTCACCCGCAGATGCCGGAGATCGTCGCTGGCTTGGTCGCGCGTAAGAAGTACGTTTACATGTGCACCAACGCTCTACTCCTCAAGGACAAGCTGCACCTCTTCACGCCGTCAAAGTACCTCTCCTTTTCCGTCCACGTGGATGGTGAGCGTGAGCATCACGACTTTGGCGTCTGCCGTGAAGGCGGATACGACATCGCGATGGAAGGCGTTCACGCCGCCGTGAAGGCTGGTTTCCGCGTGACCACCAACACCACGCTCTTCGACGGTGCGGATCCCAACTCGGTTCGTCGCCACTTCGACCAGATGATGGATGCGGGCGTTGAGTCGATGATGGTCTCGCCCGGTTACACCTACGACAAGGCTCCCGACCAAAAGCACTTCCTCGGTCGCGCCCGTTCGCGCAAACTCTTCCGCTCCATCCTGTCGAACCGCAAGAAGACCTGGCGCTTCAACGCTTCGCCCATGTTCATGGAATTCCTGATGGGAAAGAAAGAGCTGACCTGCACTCCTTGGGGTATGCCTACTTTCTCCATCTTCGGTTGGCAGAAGCCCTGCTATCTCCTGCAAGACGGCTACGCCGACTCCTTCAAGCAGCTGATGGAAGAGGTCGAGTGGGCGAACTACGGCACCGAGAGTGGCAATCCGCGCTGCGCCAACTGCATGGTCCACTCTGGCTACGAAGCTTCGGGCGTGAATTACACCTTCGGCTCCTTCAAGGGCCTGATGCAGACGGCGAAGGCCATCTTCTTCGACAGCTACAAGGACGATCACGCCACCAAGCTGCTCAACGAGTGGAAGCCGACACATAACCCGCTTGTCCAGATCGGCACTCCGGTTGTCTCGGCGGAATCCGCGACCGTCAATCATGAAAGCAACCTGGTAGCAGGGGACTAG
- the shc gene encoding squalene--hopene cyclase encodes MDTPGGNHISEAQRAARAARAASAPPAAQAPAQPRFGRMDLGLDAIGKGIRSSIDWLLGQQDAEGYWCGELEADVMLEADYIYVHTLLGTGDQGKMRRAINEILRHQNEDGGWSLYPGGPSNINYGVKSYFALKLMGHSTEEPYMEKARNWILAHGGVVECNTFTKIYLCSLGQYDYDAVPAIPPEIVLFPNWFYFNIYEISSWSRGILVPLSIIYAKKPFKKLPPEQSIDELFVGGRENANLHLRWDKRFFGWRNFFLFWDRLMHWAERVHIRPLRAKAIKAAEKWMLARFEKTDGLGAIYPAMLNAIVALRCLGYSVDDPQFIRAMDEFEKLGIDCPEGTPDYPTPTFRMQPCFSPVWDTAQVLSTLGEAGISRTDPLMIKAADWLLSKEVRHKGDWAEKVRNVEPGGWYFEFNNEFYPDVDDTGEVLLALKAVDNPRERYQHDATERAINWIFAMQCKNGGWAAFDKDNTKSIFQYIPFADHNAMLDPPTVDITGRILEMLAAYGYTRRDKRVESAIQFILREQETDGSWFGRWGVNYLYGTFLVLRGLEAMGMWHQETPILQATEWVRMVQNPDGGWGETCGTYDDAIQKGIGPSTPSQTAWAVLALLAGGDTRSDSVAKGIRWLIERQHEDGSWDELVPGRNGESYYTGTGFPRVFYLGYHLYKQYFPLLALTTYKKAMEKEAAEKVA; translated from the coding sequence ATGGACACACCCGGCGGTAATCACATCAGCGAAGCGCAGAGAGCAGCGAGAGCCGCTCGTGCTGCGTCCGCTCCGCCAGCGGCACAGGCCCCAGCTCAGCCGCGTTTCGGTCGTATGGACCTCGGCCTGGATGCCATCGGAAAAGGCATCAGATCCTCCATCGATTGGCTTCTGGGGCAGCAGGACGCCGAAGGTTACTGGTGTGGCGAACTCGAAGCAGACGTCATGCTCGAGGCCGATTACATCTACGTCCATACCTTGCTCGGCACCGGCGATCAGGGCAAGATGCGGCGCGCCATCAACGAGATCCTGCGTCATCAGAATGAAGACGGCGGATGGAGTCTCTACCCTGGTGGTCCCTCGAACATCAACTATGGCGTGAAGAGCTACTTCGCTCTCAAGCTGATGGGACACTCCACCGAAGAACCCTACATGGAGAAGGCCCGCAATTGGATCCTCGCCCACGGCGGCGTTGTAGAGTGCAACACCTTCACTAAGATCTATCTCTGCTCTCTGGGCCAGTACGACTACGATGCGGTGCCTGCTATTCCGCCCGAGATTGTTCTCTTTCCCAACTGGTTTTACTTCAATATCTACGAGATCAGCTCCTGGTCTCGTGGGATTCTTGTCCCTCTGTCGATCATTTACGCGAAGAAGCCTTTCAAGAAGCTTCCGCCGGAGCAGAGCATCGACGAGCTCTTTGTTGGTGGGCGCGAAAATGCCAACCTGCATCTTCGCTGGGATAAGCGCTTTTTCGGATGGCGAAATTTCTTCCTTTTCTGGGACCGCCTGATGCATTGGGCCGAACGTGTCCACATCCGCCCACTCCGCGCCAAGGCCATCAAAGCCGCGGAGAAGTGGATGCTCGCGCGTTTCGAAAAGACAGACGGTCTTGGTGCCATCTATCCGGCTATGTTGAACGCGATCGTCGCTCTGCGTTGCCTTGGTTACTCGGTGGACGACCCGCAGTTTATCCGCGCCATGGATGAGTTCGAAAAGCTGGGAATTGACTGTCCGGAAGGCACACCGGACTATCCGACCCCGACCTTCCGTATGCAGCCTTGCTTCTCCCCGGTATGGGACACGGCACAGGTTCTCTCTACGCTGGGCGAGGCTGGCATCTCCCGCACCGACCCGCTCATGATCAAGGCTGCCGACTGGCTTCTTTCCAAGGAAGTCCGCCACAAGGGTGACTGGGCAGAGAAGGTTCGAAACGTAGAACCCGGTGGCTGGTACTTCGAGTTTAACAATGAATTTTACCCGGATGTCGATGATACCGGAGAGGTTCTGCTTGCCCTCAAGGCTGTGGATAACCCTCGCGAGCGCTATCAGCACGATGCCACCGAGCGGGCGATCAACTGGATCTTCGCGATGCAGTGCAAAAATGGCGGTTGGGCGGCGTTCGACAAGGACAACACCAAATCGATCTTCCAATACATTCCGTTCGCCGATCACAACGCGATGCTCGATCCGCCAACGGTCGACATCACGGGTCGCATCCTGGAGATGCTTGCCGCCTACGGCTATACCCGCCGCGATAAGCGTGTGGAATCCGCTATTCAGTTCATCCTGCGGGAGCAGGAGACCGATGGAAGCTGGTTCGGTCGCTGGGGTGTCAACTATCTCTACGGCACCTTCCTCGTCCTCCGCGGCCTCGAAGCCATGGGTATGTGGCACCAGGAGACGCCCATCCTTCAGGCCACCGAATGGGTTCGCATGGTGCAGAACCCCGACGGCGGCTGGGGCGAGACCTGCGGCACGTACGATGACGCCATTCAGAAGGGCATTGGCCCCTCGACTCCTTCTCAGACCGCATGGGCTGTACTTGCCCTGCTTGCTGGCGGAGATACCCGGTCGGACTCCGTGGCCAAGGGAATTCGCTGGCTGATTGAACGCCAGCACGAAGACGGAAGCTGGGACGAACTGGTTCCCGGACGCAACGGCGAAAGTTATTACACCGGAACGGGATTTCCAAGAGTCTTTTACCTTGGCTATCACCTCTATAAGCAGTACTTCCCGCTTCTAGCTCTCACGACCTACAAAAAGGCGATGGAGAAAGAGGCGGCAGAAAAAGTTGCATAG
- a CDS encoding 4-hydroxy-3-methylbut-2-enyl diphosphate reductase has product MDPSDVNSSGNNPGANVDKHVLLLKPRGFCAGVVRAIDIVQIALDTFGAPIYVRKEIVHNSYVVDDLAKKGAIFVNELDEVPSGARVIYSAHGVSPAVREAAKGRGLKVIDATCPLVTKVHVEAIKFAKQGYSLVLVGHRDHEEVEGTQGEAPDVTQVVSTVEEVAALVVPDPDKVAYLTQTTLSLDEAKYMIEALKKKFPNIVGPHAQDICYATENRQTAVKKVAPGADLVLVVGSRNSSNSNRLVEVSQNIGTNSFLIDKAEDIQPEWLEGVGNVAVTAGASAPEVLVKEVVAYLQSRGFGSVDEVEVMPENVRFGLPPEIVQAIASAPGAITQPRA; this is encoded by the coding sequence ATTGATCCCTCCGACGTTAACTCTTCCGGCAATAACCCGGGCGCTAACGTCGACAAGCACGTCCTTCTGCTTAAGCCTCGTGGCTTTTGTGCCGGGGTCGTACGCGCGATCGACATTGTTCAGATTGCCCTCGATACCTTTGGCGCTCCCATTTACGTTCGCAAAGAGATCGTCCACAACTCTTACGTGGTCGACGATCTTGCCAAAAAAGGCGCGATCTTCGTCAATGAACTCGACGAAGTTCCTTCGGGCGCACGCGTGATCTACTCTGCCCATGGTGTATCTCCCGCCGTCCGCGAAGCCGCCAAAGGCCGCGGCCTGAAAGTCATCGACGCCACCTGCCCTCTGGTCACAAAGGTTCATGTAGAAGCCATCAAATTTGCCAAGCAGGGATACTCTCTTGTCCTTGTAGGCCACCGCGACCACGAAGAGGTCGAAGGCACCCAGGGCGAAGCGCCCGATGTGACCCAGGTCGTTTCCACGGTGGAAGAAGTAGCCGCTCTGGTCGTTCCGGATCCCGATAAGGTCGCTTACCTCACACAGACCACGCTTTCTCTCGACGAAGCGAAGTACATGATTGAGGCGCTCAAGAAGAAGTTTCCGAATATCGTCGGTCCCCACGCGCAGGACATCTGCTACGCCACCGAGAACCGCCAGACTGCTGTAAAAAAGGTAGCTCCCGGCGCGGATTTGGTTCTGGTCGTGGGTTCGCGGAACAGTTCCAACTCCAACCGCCTCGTGGAAGTCTCGCAAAACATTGGCACTAACTCCTTCCTGATCGACAAGGCGGAAGATATCCAGCCCGAATGGCTGGAAGGTGTCGGCAACGTGGCCGTGACGGCGGGTGCTTCGGCGCCAGAAGTTCTTGTAAAAGAAGTGGTTGCTTATTTACAATCCCGTGGATTCGGCTCCGTGGATGAAGTCGAAGTCATGCCAGAAAATGTACGCTTCGGACTTCCCCCGGAGATCGTCCAGGCCATTGCCTCTGCACCCGGCGCCATCACTCAGCCGCGCGCGTAA
- a CDS encoding DNA repair protein RecN: MLLELRAENYAVIDHAVASFGPGLNLLTGETGAGKSILVDALALLLGGKASSDVVRHGAEKAVVSCVFDTTAGAELILEANGIDVEGTEILLRREVSSAGKGRVFVNNQPATVTVLKQLAPELALVHAQSETLSSFDQAQQRGLLDRFAGINSAPPTSKIAATALKEKLKAKKGLSLEDAGENTHAAYTLWRSARTELDRLSSDEQERLRMADVWSFQLAEITDAAIKSADEDEVLETEKRILANAEKLFTAAMSANELLYEDEKSAETTLTAAQKHLEELARFDSKFADAVSQIASAKAAVEDVSATVRDYAENINASPARLEEIEDRLAQLDKLKRKYGKTVADVIAYAEDVSTKLEDIRQHATSLASAQAALAEAEGIYRACAEDLTELRKAAAIKLQQLAEEQINDLAMKVRFAVKVHAEKETSHWTAAGWDQIECLIATNTGEPLKPLTEIASGGEMSRVMLALKVSVEDGAGRKRKIALPRTLVFDEIDIGIGGRAAEAVGRKLKALAKHQQVLCVTHLPQIAAFGDQHFLIEKAEQQGRTRTQVRQMEQPERVSEIARMLSGATLTDTSLAHAEQMLLVASGS, from the coding sequence ATGCTGCTCGAGCTTCGCGCAGAAAATTACGCTGTTATCGACCACGCCGTCGCCAGTTTTGGCCCAGGTCTCAACCTGCTTACCGGCGAAACCGGTGCGGGTAAATCGATCCTTGTAGACGCTCTTGCCCTTCTTCTGGGAGGCAAGGCGTCGTCCGACGTGGTGCGCCATGGAGCGGAAAAGGCCGTCGTCTCCTGTGTCTTTGACACCACTGCGGGCGCAGAGCTCATTCTCGAAGCCAACGGTATCGATGTAGAAGGTACGGAGATCCTCCTTCGCAGGGAAGTCTCGTCTGCTGGTAAAGGACGCGTCTTCGTCAATAACCAGCCCGCGACGGTCACGGTTCTCAAGCAACTCGCCCCGGAACTGGCGCTCGTTCATGCGCAATCGGAGACCCTCTCGTCCTTCGACCAGGCGCAGCAGCGTGGCCTGCTGGATCGTTTCGCTGGCATCAACTCTGCTCCACCCACCTCCAAAATTGCCGCCACCGCGCTCAAGGAAAAGTTGAAGGCTAAGAAGGGGCTGTCGCTCGAAGACGCGGGCGAAAATACCCATGCCGCATACACGCTTTGGCGCAGTGCCCGCACGGAACTCGACCGCCTCTCGTCCGACGAGCAGGAACGCCTGCGCATGGCCGATGTCTGGAGCTTTCAACTCGCGGAGATTACTGACGCTGCAATCAAGTCCGCCGACGAAGACGAAGTGCTGGAGACCGAAAAGCGCATTCTCGCCAATGCGGAAAAGCTCTTTACCGCAGCCATGAGCGCGAACGAACTCCTCTACGAGGACGAAAAGTCCGCGGAGACCACTTTGACTGCGGCCCAGAAGCATCTCGAAGAGCTTGCCCGCTTCGACAGCAAATTTGCCGATGCCGTCTCGCAGATCGCCTCGGCCAAAGCGGCCGTAGAAGACGTCTCCGCGACGGTCCGCGACTACGCGGAAAATATCAACGCGTCCCCAGCCCGCCTTGAAGAGATCGAAGATCGGCTCGCCCAACTCGACAAATTGAAGCGGAAGTATGGAAAAACCGTTGCGGATGTCATCGCATATGCCGAAGATGTTTCCACAAAGTTAGAGGACATTCGCCAGCATGCGACCTCGCTGGCGTCCGCGCAGGCGGCGCTTGCCGAGGCAGAGGGCATATACCGCGCCTGCGCCGAAGATCTTACCGAGCTCCGTAAAGCAGCGGCCATCAAGCTGCAGCAGCTCGCCGAAGAGCAGATCAACGACCTCGCCATGAAAGTCCGGTTCGCCGTAAAGGTCCACGCGGAAAAGGAGACGTCACATTGGACCGCAGCGGGTTGGGACCAGATTGAATGCCTCATTGCGACCAACACGGGCGAGCCGCTGAAGCCACTTACCGAGATTGCCTCCGGCGGCGAGATGTCCCGCGTCATGCTGGCGCTCAAGGTATCGGTCGAGGACGGTGCAGGGAGGAAGCGCAAGATTGCGCTTCCTCGCACGCTCGTCTTCGATGAAATCGACATCGGCATTGGCGGCCGTGCCGCCGAGGCCGTAGGTCGGAAGCTCAAGGCCTTGGCCAAGCATCAACAAGTCCTGTGCGTGACTCATCTTCCCCAAATTGCCGCCTTCGGAGATCAACATTTCCTGATCGAAAAAGCAGAGCAGCAGGGCAGGACGCGTACCCAGGTGCGCCAGATGGAGCAGCCTGAACGTGTCTCCGAAATCGCCCGGATGCTCTCAGGAGCCACCCTGACGGACACTAGCCTCGCCCATGCCGAGCAGATGCTCCTCGTTGCTTCAGGTTCCTGA
- a CDS encoding MotA/TolQ/ExbB proton channel family protein: MVVSLLALALLLQDDLAAVPVTAAPQNSSALLEMVHNSGPTALTVLVLLLVCSIFSWTIMITKWQTFRKAQVQSQRFLRAFRKSTRLGEIATVADQFKPSPLVAVFTEIADEYQRQTGGRGLPRNPQGLERAAQTAASEALSGMESRLTWLATIAAAAPFIGLFGTVMGIIDAFHGLGTAGAATLRAVAPGISEALITTAAGLVVAVPALVGYNQFAARLRDMGGRMDDFARELLNAIENAAAAPPAAPPAAEEQRRRTTTF, from the coding sequence ATGGTGGTTTCCCTTTTAGCTTTAGCGCTTCTTCTGCAGGACGACCTGGCGGCCGTTCCGGTCACGGCTGCACCGCAAAACTCCTCCGCATTGTTGGAGATGGTGCACAACAGCGGACCAACGGCACTCACAGTGCTGGTGCTTCTGCTGGTCTGCAGCATCTTTTCGTGGACGATCATGATCACGAAGTGGCAGACCTTCCGCAAGGCGCAGGTTCAGAGCCAGCGATTTCTTCGGGCCTTTCGTAAATCCACTCGTCTGGGTGAAATTGCAACAGTCGCGGACCAGTTCAAACCTAGCCCGTTGGTCGCCGTCTTTACGGAGATCGCGGATGAGTATCAGCGGCAGACGGGCGGACGCGGTTTGCCGAGAAATCCGCAAGGGCTGGAGCGCGCGGCTCAGACAGCTGCCAGCGAAGCGCTTTCCGGCATGGAAAGCCGTCTGACCTGGTTGGCGACCATCGCCGCAGCGGCCCCGTTTATCGGTCTCTTCGGAACGGTGATGGGCATCATCGATGCGTTTCACGGCCTCGGCACGGCAGGTGCAGCAACGCTGCGGGCGGTGGCTCCCGGTATCTCTGAGGCGTTGATTACGACTGCGGCGGGTCTCGTCGTCGCAGTTCCTGCGCTGGTGGGCTACAACCAGTTCGCTGCGCGGTTACGGGATATGGGCGGACGTATGGACGATTTTGCGCGCGAACTTTTGAACGCGATTGAAAACGCCGCTGCTGCTCCTCCAGCCGCGCCCCCTGCAGCAGAAGAACAGCGTCGCCGCACCACAACGTTCTAG
- a CDS encoding ExbD/TolR family protein, whose amino-acid sequence MAFSSGGRTHSSLADINITPLVDVVLVLLLIFMLTAPVLQSGIDVAVPKTRTVNQLTEERTVVSIDKEQRVFLQDKPVNVHDLPSLLRSGNPAKKVIYLRADEKVPFGAFASVMDAVKQAGITNISIVTRPLTE is encoded by the coding sequence ATGGCATTTTCAAGCGGCGGTCGAACGCACTCCTCGCTGGCGGACATCAACATCACGCCGCTGGTCGACGTGGTGCTGGTGCTTCTGCTGATCTTCATGCTGACGGCGCCAGTGCTGCAGAGCGGAATCGATGTAGCGGTTCCCAAGACCCGGACTGTGAATCAGCTCACCGAAGAGCGCACCGTTGTGTCGATCGATAAAGAACAGAGAGTCTTTCTGCAGGACAAGCCGGTCAATGTCCACGATCTCCCTTCCCTTCTTCGCTCAGGAAATCCTGCGAAGAAGGTCATCTACCTGCGGGCGGATGAGAAGGTTCCCTTTGGAGCGTTTGCCAGTGTGATGGACGCGGTGAAGCAGGCAGGCATTACCAACATCAGCATCGTGACCCGCCCACTAACGGAGTAG
- a CDS encoding TonB family protein, with translation MTEKKREDKTGASLVTALVLHGVAFGVIVGAGAFFHKKGDSWGDRSEQATAIQATMVSALPLPPKQPVKDDSVLASETPSPAPITAKEKVEPPPSPKDVPIVVKKPVKIPPKVAEKPTPVVQRPQPTKPVPDRAQTGETGGVKVAMSAVDTKVGTASTNVTDSAFGQRYAYYVKQLTQKVAQQWYTATLDKSAPGHRVYITFRVERDGTPSQIQIAKPSGDASLDQSAIRALQHIDTFGPLPDGYSGSYINVQYYFDPK, from the coding sequence ATGACCGAAAAGAAACGCGAGGACAAAACCGGAGCCAGTCTGGTGACGGCGCTTGTGCTGCACGGCGTTGCGTTCGGTGTGATTGTGGGTGCGGGAGCTTTCTTTCATAAAAAGGGCGATAGTTGGGGCGACCGGTCCGAACAGGCGACCGCCATCCAGGCCACCATGGTGAGTGCTCTCCCTCTTCCACCGAAGCAGCCAGTCAAGGATGACAGTGTGCTGGCCTCGGAGACTCCGTCCCCCGCGCCGATCACAGCGAAAGAGAAGGTCGAACCGCCGCCCTCTCCGAAAGATGTTCCCATCGTCGTGAAGAAGCCGGTCAAGATACCCCCCAAAGTCGCCGAAAAGCCGACACCTGTGGTGCAGAGGCCGCAACCGACGAAGCCCGTTCCAGACCGCGCCCAGACGGGCGAAACAGGCGGTGTCAAAGTCGCCATGAGCGCTGTGGATACTAAAGTCGGTACGGCTTCAACGAATGTGACGGACTCTGCATTTGGACAGCGGTATGCGTATTACGTGAAGCAGCTCACACAAAAAGTAGCGCAGCAGTGGTATACCGCAACACTGGACAAAAGTGCGCCAGGACACCGTGTGTACATTACTTTTCGTGTAGAGCGGGATGGCACGCCCTCGCAGATCCAGATCGCCAAACCAAGCGGGGATGCTTCGCTGGATCAGAGCGCGATCCGCGCCTTGCAGCATATCGATACCTTCGGGCCCCTTCCGGATGGGTATTCGGGAAGCTACATCAACGTGCAGTACTACTTCGATCCTAAGTAA
- the tolB gene encoding Tol-Pal system beta propeller repeat protein TolB has protein sequence MSSRLSKYVMWMVVAFAAFSRYGSAQDNVFTGTEKGVDRIRVAAADFKPFSADSAALKATFDSVLYADLAQAGIFDLVSKSLLPQLTPGAPSEMNVTQWSANPTNAAMVAFGSLGIKSGRLIVNGWLFDAKNTQYPQVLGKQYAEDANDNSAREIAHKFADEIILRLGGGIPGIAETKIVYVHGGSGSKEIWMMDYDGANPHPVTHLGTVSLSPRISPDNSRIAFSSLGREGFQIRVFSLLLNRMIAFPAAAGTNLSPAWSANGAQIAYSSSRSGDPEIWIADSNGSGPRRVTSFRGPDVSPVWNPKTGSQIAWISGRTGLPQLYTMDADGAGVTRMTDGGYATSPSWSPNGQFLTFAWDRKYGPGAPGGQDIYVMEIASKRWIQLTHDTGRCDFPSWSPDGRHIVYASNAGGRWEIWTMLADGTQRHKLSTNGANDMPNWSWK, from the coding sequence ATGAGTTCTCGCCTAAGCAAGTATGTGATGTGGATGGTCGTCGCCTTTGCCGCGTTCTCGCGGTACGGGTCTGCGCAGGATAATGTTTTTACAGGCACGGAAAAGGGCGTGGATCGCATCCGCGTTGCGGCAGCTGACTTCAAACCCTTCAGCGCTGATTCCGCGGCACTGAAGGCGACCTTCGATTCGGTTCTCTACGCCGATCTGGCGCAGGCAGGAATCTTTGATCTCGTATCGAAGAGCCTGTTGCCGCAACTGACGCCGGGTGCTCCCAGCGAGATGAACGTCACACAGTGGAGTGCTAATCCCACGAACGCCGCGATGGTGGCCTTCGGCTCGCTCGGCATCAAGAGCGGACGCCTGATCGTCAATGGCTGGCTTTTCGATGCCAAGAACACGCAGTATCCGCAGGTGCTGGGAAAGCAGTACGCCGAAGACGCCAACGACAACAGCGCCCGTGAGATCGCCCACAAATTTGCGGATGAGATCATCCTTCGCCTGGGCGGTGGAATCCCCGGCATCGCCGAAACCAAGATCGTTTATGTCCATGGCGGATCGGGCAGTAAAGAGATCTGGATGATGGACTACGACGGTGCGAATCCTCATCCGGTCACGCATCTCGGAACGGTGTCTCTCTCTCCACGCATCTCTCCGGACAACTCTCGAATCGCATTTTCGTCGCTCGGACGCGAAGGGTTTCAGATTCGGGTGTTCTCGCTGCTGTTGAACCGCATGATTGCGTTCCCTGCAGCCGCTGGCACGAACCTTTCCCCCGCATGGAGCGCGAACGGGGCGCAGATTGCCTATTCGTCGTCTCGCTCAGGTGATCCCGAGATCTGGATTGCGGATTCGAATGGCAGCGGACCTCGCCGCGTCACGAGCTTCCGCGGACCGGATGTTTCTCCAGTCTGGAACCCGAAGACGGGTTCACAGATTGCGTGGATCAGCGGACGAACCGGTTTGCCCCAGCTTTATACGATGGATGCAGACGGTGCAGGCGTCACGCGCATGACGGACGGCGGCTACGCTACTTCCCCGTCGTGGTCACCGAATGGCCAGTTTTTGACCTTCGCCTGGGACCGCAAATATGGCCCCGGCGCCCCTGGTGGGCAGGACATCTACGTCATGGAGATCGCAAGCAAACGCTGGATCCAGTTAACGCACGATACGGGCCGGTGCGACTTCCCGTCGTGGTCGCCCGATGGACGGCACATCGTCTATGCGAGTAATGCTGGTGGTCGCTGGGAGATTTGGACCATGCTGGCGGATGGAACGCAGCGCCACAAACTCAGCACCAACGGTGCGAACGATATGCCGAACTGGAGCTGGAAGTAA
- a CDS encoding OmpA family protein, whose product MTETKMMATGVRRNALMALALGAMVLSGCHKKASAPPPAPLPSTASTDSVPTATLTADPASIDLGQSAVLNWRTQGATTVSIDGIGNVNLNGTQTVTPSASTNFHLVAKNDAGGVTEANVRVTVRVPVAPTADTSNQGDMGPEAEFHQNVQDVFFDYDSYDLRLDAGALAQRAASYLAAHPAIKVVIGGYCDERGSAEYNLALGENRANAAKTALVTAGVSPNRLRVISYGKEKQFCTEQNETCYQQNRRAQFSLDR is encoded by the coding sequence ATGACCGAAACAAAGATGATGGCAACAGGGGTACGACGGAATGCACTGATGGCTCTTGCCCTTGGAGCAATGGTTCTCAGCGGATGCCACAAAAAGGCCAGCGCTCCCCCACCAGCGCCGTTGCCCAGCACCGCATCGACCGACAGTGTTCCGACGGCGACGCTCACTGCGGATCCCGCGTCCATCGATCTCGGCCAATCAGCAGTTTTGAACTGGCGCACACAGGGTGCGACCACTGTCTCCATCGACGGAATCGGCAATGTGAACCTCAATGGCACGCAGACGGTCACACCTTCTGCTTCCACAAACTTTCATCTAGTGGCCAAGAACGATGCTGGCGGAGTCACCGAGGCGAATGTTCGCGTCACCGTTCGTGTTCCAGTGGCACCGACGGCGGACACCAGCAACCAGGGTGACATGGGACCCGAAGCTGAGTTCCATCAGAACGTACAGGATGTCTTCTTCGACTACGACAGCTACGACCTGCGCCTGGATGCCGGCGCGTTGGCCCAGCGTGCTGCGTCTTATCTGGCTGCGCATCCGGCGATCAAGGTCGTCATCGGCGGTTATTGCGATGAGCGCGGATCGGCGGAGTACAACCTGGCGCTCGGTGAGAATCGTGCCAATGCTGCGAAGACCGCTCTGGTTACCGCAGGCGTAAGCCCGAACCGGTTGCGCGTGATCTCGTACGGCAAGGAAAAGCAGTTCTGTACGGAGCAGAATGAAACCTGCTACCAGCAGAACCGGCGCGCTCAGTTCTCGCTCGATCGCTAA